The DNA region CACGCCATGGGCGAAGTGCTGTCAGTAGGTGCGGATGCACACGATGCACGAGGCCAACGCCTCTGGAGTCGGAAACGGTGTCCGGACGGGCGTCGATGCCGGGGATGGGTGCGAAGTGACTGAGGTTGAATGTGTAAATGGGCACCGCGGTTCGGAGCGCAACTGCGGCGATCAGACAGTCGAGCATGCCGATGCCGTGGCTCAGTCGGTACGCGGCAAACCAGCTCGCTGCGCGGCGCGAGTCATCGGCATCGATGTGCTCGATGGGCAAGATCACCAACCGCTGGTCCTGCCGGGAGCGCGGGCTGCCAGCGTGCAGGGCGGGGCCGGGGTTCAGAGACGCATATGCTGGTTCCAGGTCGTGCGTACGGACGCTTCGTCTGCGGCAGTGAGGCGGCCGAGCCGCCTCTTCAGGACGGTCTTCTCGGCCGTCACCAGCCGGTCCAAGCGCGCCACCGACGGCTTCGCCAGACCAGCCTGTGCCCAATCGGCCAATGGTACGTCGAGAGGACCGCTCCGCGGCGCCGAAGTGACGCGACAGATCAAGGCGTCGTGCTGGAGGTCGAACAAAACCAGCGCCGGGCGCGCCTTGCTGACAGTGCCCGACGTGAACGGGAACTGGCAGATGTACACTTCGCCGAACACGCGTTCAGTAGGTATCGTAGACGGCGTCTTCGGGCGAGTCGTCGCGCATGAACTGCTCGTAGGCTGCGCTGCGCCACTCCGCGGCCCCCACGTCATCAGCGGTGAGGACGATGATCCGGGCACGCCCGGTCTTCGGCAGTTGCGCCGCAGCTTCGGGAGGGAGCCTCAGCACGCCTTCGGCGGTCAACTCAACGGTGAATTCCACAGCACGCATGGTGCGGAGCCTAATGCGCCGGCCGGGCGCCGTCAACGCTCGCGGCGCTGGCTACGCGGTGCTGGCGCTCTCGGCGACTCCCAACGCGTTCGCCGACGCCTCCTTCAGCCGGACGCTCGCACGTACGGCTGACGGGCGTTTGATGCCAGGGATTGGCGCGAAGTGATTGAGGTTGAACGTGTAAATGGGCACCGCGGTTCCGGAGCGCCGACGCGGCAATCAACCAGTCGAGCATGCCGACGCCATGACTGAGACGGTAGGCTGCAAACCAGCTGGGCGCGCGGCGCGAGTCATCGGCATGGATGTGCTCGATGGGCAGGATCGCCAGCTGCTGTTCGATGCGCTGCTGCTCCATTCGGTCACGCGCACCCTGCAACAACTCCATCCATACGATGACGGGAAAGCCGACGATGCCGC from Deltaproteobacteria bacterium includes:
- a CDS encoding type II toxin-antitoxin system PemK/MazF family toxin encodes the protein MFGEVYICQFPFTSGTVSKARPALVLFDLQHDALICRVTSAPRSGPLDVPLADWAQAGLAKPSVARLDRLVTAEKTVLKRRLGRLTAADEASVRTTWNQHMRL